One stretch of Candidatus Dependentiae bacterium DNA includes these proteins:
- a CDS encoding preprotein translocase subunit YajC: MVDSIISFFVTVTPFIALAISYTLLIKDKNSQISSQQNDFALGERIITTSGIVGYISKKEGDFVILEMYDGSLIEIHKTALDKKCT, encoded by the coding sequence ATGGTCGACTCCATAATTTCTTTTTTCGTTACGGTAACACCGTTTATTGCCCTTGCAATTTCATACACGCTTTTAATAAAAGACAAAAACAGCCAAATTTCTTCACAGCAGAACGATTTTGCTCTTGGCGAAAGAATCATCACAACAAGCGGAATTGTTGGGTATATTTCAAAAAAAGAGGGTGATTTTGTTATTTTAGAAATGTACGACGGCTCACTCATTGAAATTCATAAAACAGCTCTAGATAAAAAATGTACCTAA